One Pangasianodon hypophthalmus isolate fPanHyp1 chromosome 7, fPanHyp1.pri, whole genome shotgun sequence genomic window, CATGGTGGCAAAATAATTTTAGTattattccatttttaataaaaattaaaagattaTATTGACCCAAacaacaaaagcaaaacaacaaaaatgccattatatatatatatatatatatatatatatatatatatatatatatatatatggggcataaataattttatggcatgttattattttttttataacaaaactGGGCATTTTAGTTATTTGtatgctgaaaaatccagcttggtctttttattattattattattattattgttattattattattactgctactactattttaaccagctaccagctgccaaaacacaggctgagctggTCAAGGTAATAGATCGACTTTGTCAGCTGTaaagttattttccagcttccttattCCTTGGCTGAATTCATCAGTATATGTTTGAAATTTCCGAACTGTCTTACTGTGGTGTGATGGTCTATCAGTTTGACCAGCTCTGACTGTTTTGGAAACTGGTAGCTGAGTTTTTCTAGAGTTTTCAGCAGGGTTGTAGATTACAGCTGATGGTTGGGAGCTTAATGGAGCAACCTTTCActtcttttaaaattttcacCTAAAATTAGGAATtgtgttattcattattttcactgtAGGACACACAGACCTGCCTGTACTACCTTTTCAGTGTTTCGGGAGCACACTCACTGTGGAACGCATCCAGACGTTTCTGCTATGTCGTGACATTTATGCGCGTGCTTCGAGCTTTGCGTGACCACGGAAACGGAGAAAAACTGTTATCAAACATTTCCTTCAGACGCTAGCAGGCTGTCGCAAAACTCACGTTTGACTTAAACCATCGAGAGTTACTTTAGCAAGGTGATGCAATTCCTTATGTAAATTGTATATATTGTTACCTGTAACTAAGCAAAGTAAAGACAGCTAAACAGGTTAGCTAAACTGGTCACCAAGCTTGCTAGTTTGCGATAACCTTGTCCGATAGCTAGGTAGATTTGTAGCTAGCACAAAACTTAAGAAGTTTTCCAGTTGGtcagtttattttaaacaattttagaCTGCTTATTCACTAGCAGTAAGTCGTAGCGGCCCACTAACTTTAATGTGCTTCTTGTATAAAAGGTGAATGCAAATATGGGTATTACGTAGTATAATGAATATTGCGTGGTGTAGCTAGCAGTCGCTAACTAACATAGCTAGCTTGCTTATGTCGGTTTTTAGATGGTTGACAGTGCTTCAGCTGGCGAACAGTGCGAGGATTTTGGTCGTGAAACTTTAGAATTCAGTAAAGATTTAGAGAGGATGACCGAGGAGATGGAGAATATTTCAGGTGACATACATATTCAGCAAATACAGCATAAAGAAGTTGTTAGTGCTCTGTGACGGAAAGCTTAGCAGTAACAGTTTGCCATTCTCTGCTCGCAGTGAATCTGACTTGGATGGCGTACGACATGGTGGTACTGAGGACTGATCCTCAACTCGCAAAAGCCCTCAAGCGGCTGGAGAACGAATTCATCCAGTGTAAAGCTGTTATCTGCGGCTCCGGAGACAATCTAGTTAACCAGTGTACAGTTGCAAACCAAAAGACAACCCAAGAGTAGaggctgattaaaaaaaaataataataatttattgattcttttttttttttttatttcgatTTAAGCTGCTAGTAATACATTGTAAAACACACGtaggtttgattgacagctgttTGTTACTgatatcaataataaaaaataaaaaaaaaagaaattcagtgtGGTTGATCATTTTGTGGCAGAAATCCGTTTTAGATTTTTATCAGATTTCAAAATAgttggtttatttttacttttatttgttaTCTATTGCCTTTCAGTGCAGATTTTGTTCCATAGGACACATATCTATGGCACTTTTCATATACAGTCTCTACACTCTACATATAGCATGAGTGGATGTGATAAACATGTCAGATTGGGCCATGCAGAGTTTTATTGTCTGATGACAGTGtgaggtatttttttttcttattgctacatttgaatgcatttattCAATATTTGTTTAATGTCTATTTGATCTGTTTCcagaaggagaaaatggaaaagtCCACAGATATTGAGCTCACTGCTTCCACTGTTGATCTGGATTACATACTGATGCAGCTGGATACTATTTCGGAGACTTTGGATCAGTTGGAAGGTGTGAACAACAGTAATGATGTAGCCTAGTTCATTCATAAATTgataacacatttaaaacaaatgacCACCAGACTATTTTGATAAATTAATTGTGGAGCTGGCTGTGCTAGCATTTGATATTTATACAaactttattacaaattattataattGAACATTTAAATGTATGTAGCATATAGCCAATCTTTATAAACTCATTTCTCAATAAACCTAGTCATCATTTACTTTAAACAGAATGGAGAGATAAATGAAAAGATAGGTCTTTGCATACCATGCAATATGCAAAGCACTGGTCtgtttgtggtttttatttagatttgaaGCACTCAATATGTGGgaatagtttttttaatctttattgatggaactgtacatactgtaagtGCCACCTTATAAttcaaaataacaaatatgtataaatacttattattttttaaataattaataatacatcAAAGTATGTGATACAGGGTTATAACACAGTTATTTGACAACAGGGCATAgcctcagtttaaaaaaaaaagaaagaaaaaggcttGATAAGAATATGACAGTGTGTTACCCTAGGGGCAGTACATTTTTAGGTGATCTGATACAGCACAGGTCACAGGTTGGCAAACTGCTTTGGGCGAAACTCCCATTACACCAGTACTCTGACCCTGATTAACATCTGCTGATGCCTATCGGTTGTGAGGGTTAGCTGAAGAAAAGAGGAAAGTCAAGTGGGAggcatatttaatattaaatgtggTGCATGACTTAATGGATGGCACATTCAGAAGGCTAAACCACAATACTATTAAATTCTTACCTTCATTTGCTACAAACTTTTGTTATTACATAGGCGCACAGTGTAGATTTTTACAATCTATTATAGTTTATTTACTTGTACCCTACAGTCATTACAGTTGAGTTCACTGAATTAGAGTCATTGCAGCATGTATCAGTTCTCATGGTTTGTTTGCCCTTGATTACCTAGTTTGATCCATTTTCTATTCTTTGTTTCCAGTGAAGACTCAGCTGCTGCAGTGTAATTTAACCGTGTGCTTCACACACCCTGATAAGATGGCATGTCTGCACTCTGGTGTAGAAGACTCAACGGGGTTGACAGCATCTCCAGAATTGGCAGAGTAAAGAGGTGATAATAGTAAGAGAAATTAAATTTGCATGAGACAATCATTAAAACCACGTTCCCCAGTAAAATCCactttttatgtaaattattacaTGAAAAATCCACACCAATGCCCTGGCTATACACTTACAGACATGTAAACTTAACTTACTATAAACTAAAGTTGAGTTCATTTACAGTTGTAATACTATTATGTAATAGTTGTCTTCAATAAGTTCCAGGTACCACGACAAGTTGTTGGGCGTGAAAAGGAGTAGTATGTTTGGCTTGACTGTACATATTAATTTGTTGTTGGCTAAAAGATTTGAAAGACAGGGCTCAGCCTTAGACCATACTATTTCCACTACAGCTGTTTTAGATTACAGCTGAATTAGATTAAATGTTGAAGCTAGCATTCCGTTTACAAATAACTTGCAAATTTAATCTTGTACCTTGTAAATGTTGCCTTTTATTTTGTACCATGCAAGATTTattgtattgtagtgtagtgacAGTAAATATATTGTTTCCCCAGCAATCAGTGCAGTAGCCAGGCTAAACTTTGGTATTatagacattttgtttttttccttggtTGTTGGTAAACTGAAAATTATTCCAAGGTTGTGCCACTGTTTCTGCTAtttttta contains:
- the syce3 gene encoding synaptonemal complex central element protein 3, whose amino-acid sequence is MVDSASAGEQCEDFGRETLEFSKDLERMTEEMENISVNLTWMAYDMVVLRTDPQLAKALKRLENEFIQCKAVICGSGDNLVNQCTVANQKTTQE